A single region of the Elizabethkingia sp. JS20170427COW genome encodes:
- a CDS encoding copper resistance protein NlpE N-terminal domain-containing protein encodes MKKTIFVLGLAMLSLASCTATKTASTTTVPDMHTSENALSYDGIYRGVLPCADCEGIKTTLYIMQDKTFKMVSEYLGKEESTFETKGTFTWDKTGSIIILKEQDGTTTQYEVGEDVLTMLGQDGKAVTGALAKNYILTKGNYAILNKKWKLTELMGKPITSSQTMNKEAFLMLDDKENRYSASVGCNTISGAFTVESFNRITLQDGISTMMACENNDLEIQLKQALKTADSFQVNGDELILIKGRMAPLAKFKIPMH; translated from the coding sequence ATGAAAAAAACTATTTTCGTTTTAGGTTTAGCAATGTTATCATTAGCTTCTTGTACTGCTACCAAGACAGCTTCTACTACAACAGTGCCAGATATGCACACTTCAGAAAATGCGCTTTCTTATGATGGAATTTACCGTGGAGTGCTTCCTTGTGCAGATTGCGAGGGGATAAAAACCACTCTTTACATCATGCAGGACAAAACCTTCAAGATGGTATCCGAATATTTAGGAAAAGAAGAAAGCACTTTCGAGACCAAAGGTACTTTTACTTGGGATAAAACAGGTTCTATCATTATACTAAAAGAGCAAGATGGTACTACCACTCAGTATGAGGTAGGTGAAGATGTACTTACCATGCTTGGCCAAGATGGAAAAGCAGTTACAGGTGCTTTGGCAAAAAACTATATTCTTACCAAAGGAAATTATGCTATTCTTAACAAAAAATGGAAATTAACTGAATTAATGGGAAAACCAATTACTTCTAGCCAAACCATGAATAAGGAAGCTTTCTTAATGTTGGATGATAAAGAAAATCGCTATTCAGCTTCTGTAGGATGCAATACAATTTCTGGAGCGTTTACCGTAGAATCATTTAATAGAATTACATTACAAGATGGAATTTCTACCATGATGGCTTGTGAAAATAATGATTTGGAAATCCAGTTAAAGCAGGCTTTAAAGACTGCAGATTCTTTCCAAGTTAATGGAGATGAGTTGATTTTAATCAAAGGAAGAATGGCTCCTCTAGCGAAATTTAAAATACCAATGCACTAA
- the ffh gene encoding signal recognition particle protein, whose product MFNSLQDKLDKALQNIQGRGKITEINVAETVKEIRRALVDADVNFKVAKELTKRVQEKALGQNVLTSITPGQLMTKIVHDELVQLMGGSNEGINLAAKPSIILIAGLQGSGKTTFSGKLANFLKKKKNKSPLLVACDVYRPAAIDQLKVLGSQTGVSVYTEEENKNPVQISQNAIEFAKHNKHDVIIIDTAGRLAIDQEMMDEIRNVHQAINPTETLFVVDSMTGQDAVNTAKAFNDVLNYSGVVLTKLDGDTRGGAALTIRSVVEKPIKFISTGEKMEALDIFYPERMADRILGMGDVVSLVERAQEQFDEEEAKKLHKKIAKNEFGFDDFLKQIQQIKKMGNMKDLLGMLPGVGKAIKDVDISDDAFKHVEAIIQSMTPEERRKPSIINMPRKQRIAKGSGRKLDEVNALMKQFEQMGKMMKMMQGPQGKQLMAMMGKGMPNMGGGFPGFGR is encoded by the coding sequence ATGTTCAATAGTTTACAGGATAAATTAGACAAAGCCTTACAAAATATACAAGGACGAGGGAAGATTACCGAAATCAACGTTGCCGAAACCGTAAAGGAAATCCGACGCGCTTTGGTAGATGCCGATGTTAACTTTAAAGTAGCAAAAGAGCTTACCAAAAGAGTTCAGGAAAAAGCCTTAGGCCAAAATGTACTAACCTCTATTACTCCAGGTCAGTTGATGACTAAAATTGTACACGATGAGTTGGTGCAATTGATGGGAGGAAGTAATGAGGGAATTAACCTAGCAGCAAAGCCAAGCATCATTCTTATTGCGGGGCTTCAGGGTTCTGGTAAAACGACTTTTTCTGGTAAGTTAGCTAACTTTTTGAAAAAGAAAAAAAATAAGAGTCCTCTATTAGTTGCTTGTGACGTGTATCGTCCTGCGGCAATAGATCAGTTAAAAGTGTTAGGCTCTCAGACAGGAGTAAGCGTTTATACCGAAGAGGAAAACAAAAATCCTGTACAAATTTCCCAAAACGCTATTGAATTTGCAAAACACAACAAGCACGATGTTATCATTATCGATACCGCAGGGCGTTTGGCGATAGATCAAGAGATGATGGACGAAATCAGAAACGTTCACCAAGCGATCAACCCGACAGAAACCCTTTTCGTGGTAGACTCTATGACAGGGCAAGATGCGGTGAATACTGCAAAGGCGTTCAACGATGTGCTTAACTACAGTGGGGTAGTTCTTACCAAATTAGATGGAGATACTCGTGGTGGTGCTGCACTTACCATTCGTTCGGTAGTAGAAAAGCCTATTAAGTTTATCTCTACTGGTGAAAAAATGGAAGCTTTGGACATCTTCTACCCAGAAAGGATGGCAGACCGTATCCTAGGAATGGGGGACGTAGTTTCTTTAGTAGAGAGAGCTCAAGAGCAGTTTGATGAAGAAGAAGCAAAAAAACTACATAAGAAAATCGCGAAAAATGAATTTGGTTTTGACGATTTCTTAAAGCAAATCCAGCAGATTAAAAAAATGGGGAACATGAAAGATTTATTAGGCATGTTACCAGGAGTTGGAAAAGCGATTAAAGATGTAGACATTAGTGATGATGCCTTCAAGCATGTAGAAGCTATCATCCAATCGATGACACCAGAGGAAAGAAGAAAACCTAGCATTATCAATATGCCAAGAAAACAGCGTATTGCTAAAGGCTCTGGTAGAAAACTAGATGAGGTAAATGCACTGATGAAGCAATTTGAACAGATGGGCAAAATGATGAAGATGATGCAAGGCCCACAAGGAAAACAACTGATGGCAATGATGGGTAAAGGCATGCCTAATATGGGCGGAGGTTTCCCAGGATTCGGAAGATAA
- a CDS encoding glycosyltransferase family 4 protein has translation MKTNKKVLIITYYWPPAGGPGVQRWLKFAKYLPQINWEPIIYTPENPSYPLLDESLHADVSPDLKMIKTKIWEPYQLAEKLNKSNKKFKAGQFDVGENQSWKSKLSIWVRGNFFIPDARVFWVKPSISFLKKYLKDHPVDAIITTGPPHSMHLIGLGLKKAFPKTTWIADFRDPWTEISYYKHLKLTSWADNKHRKLEKEVFKNANITLATSYKDAENFQREGANAATITNGYDKENLIPRREKNSKFILSYIGVLEQLRNPENLWQVLEKIYRERPDFAHDFELRFVGRLDEKIKENISASALKDSLQFLGYLPHSDSVKEMEKADLLLITNFPNQESAGIIPGKVFEYLASLNPILSIGPKDADVEKILQETQAGKHFLYDNHKDLEAFILQTYELWKLGSPHSQAENIEQYSRKKLTEKLVQLLDSSISQ, from the coding sequence ATGAAAACTAATAAAAAAGTACTCATTATCACCTACTATTGGCCACCTGCAGGGGGACCAGGAGTACAACGTTGGTTGAAATTTGCAAAATACCTACCCCAAATCAACTGGGAACCCATCATTTATACTCCCGAAAACCCGTCCTATCCACTACTGGATGAGAGTTTACATGCGGATGTTTCTCCAGATTTAAAAATGATTAAAACCAAAATATGGGAACCCTATCAACTAGCAGAAAAGCTCAACAAGAGCAACAAAAAATTTAAGGCCGGACAATTTGACGTAGGCGAAAACCAGTCTTGGAAATCTAAATTGTCGATTTGGGTACGTGGAAATTTCTTCATTCCCGATGCTAGAGTGTTCTGGGTAAAACCTTCGATATCTTTTCTAAAAAAATATCTAAAAGATCATCCTGTAGATGCTATTATCACTACAGGGCCTCCTCATAGTATGCACCTTATAGGCTTAGGACTGAAAAAGGCTTTTCCTAAAACAACATGGATAGCAGACTTTAGAGATCCCTGGACAGAGATTTCTTATTACAAGCATCTGAAGCTGACTTCATGGGCGGACAACAAACACCGAAAGCTAGAAAAAGAGGTTTTTAAAAATGCTAACATCACCTTAGCAACCAGCTATAAGGATGCTGAAAATTTCCAGAGAGAGGGAGCTAATGCTGCCACGATTACCAATGGTTATGACAAAGAAAATTTAATCCCAAGAAGGGAGAAGAATTCAAAATTTATACTTTCTTATATCGGAGTTTTGGAGCAGCTCAGAAATCCAGAAAACCTATGGCAGGTGCTTGAAAAAATCTATAGGGAAAGACCTGATTTTGCCCACGATTTTGAATTGAGATTTGTGGGAAGATTGGATGAAAAAATTAAAGAGAACATTTCAGCTTCTGCACTTAAAGATAGCTTACAGTTCTTAGGTTACCTCCCTCACAGCGATTCTGTAAAAGAAATGGAGAAGGCCGATCTTCTGCTTATCACTAACTTCCCCAACCAAGAGTCTGCAGGAATTATCCCTGGTAAAGTTTTCGAATATCTCGCCAGCCTTAACCCTATTTTATCTATAGGCCCTAAAGACGCAGATGTAGAAAAAATCCTACAAGAGACCCAAGCCGGAAAGCATTTCCTTTATGACAATCACAAAGATTTAGAAGCTTTTATTCTACAAACTTATGAGCTTTGGAAGTTAGGCTCTCCTCATTCGCAAGCTGAAAATATCGAGCAATATTCTCGAAAAAAGCTCACCGAAAAACTTGTTCAACTCTTAGATTCATCGATTTCCCAATAA
- a CDS encoding YfhO family protein, protein MLKNYKKEFIILGSLLSFVIIALLYANPVLSGKELIQPDIVHYRGGAQEMLNYRANHPDETYWSDAMFGGMPTYQTGAQFRGDLIKKVDQLLLFLPKPANYLFLLFSGFFFLGMAALRNWKYALLGATFFGLSTYFYIIITAGHNGKVHTLAYFAPLLASIILVYFRKKYFWGFVCTTLFMALQINANHPQMTYYLFLGLGFLFLSELVKAIKSKNYRHFLIATAIVGVSSVLGVGMNSQRILANSEYVKETVRGKQILNTGRQENGKSGLDRESATAWSYGKLETLNLFIPRLMGGGSQEEGSDVIGQRVQELVQENAQSQQEVDNILKALSSFTYWGDQPGTSGPAYQGGVVVFLALLGFFFASPKYKWWILGASVLTIFLAWGSNFMVLTDFFMDYIPMYNKFRAPSSILVVVELLFPFIAVLGLYNFFNNEKLAAEKKQKTLLIVTGSVVGIVLLLILFGKSILGFHTDAEGKYFPPYLLDYLVDERYGMFRTDAIKALLYVIITVAAMFAVLKNKLNQNIALLIIGIVSLFDLWTVNKRYLNNDNFVEATFAQNPFLTETSETLESKAYNNPYIASLLQQVPINALLNKISENDKQHYRVYNTLLNPFSETNTSYFANSVGGYSAAKLRRYDDVINRYFGNSINPEILNLLNTKYVIAADSTGLAPQINPYANGPAWLVNEIKIANTPNEEIDLIGKIDTKKVAIIGKEDASYFQGKKMAADPTARIELKTYQPNEITYESQSQTPQLAVISEVYYPHGWKFFIDGKEVDYVKADYFLRAVHVSAGKHLIKMTFEPEVIQKGKMISMASTGIFILLAALGFWFFQKRTKPESSDL, encoded by the coding sequence ATGCTGAAGAACTATAAAAAGGAGTTTATCATTTTAGGAAGTTTACTCTCTTTCGTTATTATTGCACTTCTGTATGCAAATCCAGTACTCTCTGGAAAAGAGCTTATACAACCCGACATTGTCCACTACCGCGGAGGAGCTCAAGAAATGCTTAACTATAGAGCCAACCACCCCGATGAAACCTACTGGAGTGATGCAATGTTCGGCGGGATGCCCACCTATCAAACAGGAGCTCAATTTAGAGGAGACCTTATCAAGAAAGTAGATCAACTTTTATTATTCCTTCCTAAACCCGCTAACTATCTATTTTTACTATTTTCAGGATTTTTCTTCCTGGGGATGGCAGCATTAAGAAACTGGAAATATGCCTTACTAGGAGCCACCTTCTTTGGGCTATCCACTTATTTCTACATCATTATCACTGCAGGGCACAATGGTAAAGTACACACTTTAGCTTATTTTGCTCCGCTTTTAGCTTCTATCATTCTGGTATATTTTAGGAAAAAATACTTCTGGGGATTTGTATGTACCACACTATTTATGGCATTGCAAATCAATGCCAATCACCCACAGATGACTTATTACCTCTTCCTAGGACTCGGCTTTTTATTCCTATCGGAATTGGTAAAGGCTATTAAATCGAAAAATTATCGCCATTTCCTTATTGCTACTGCTATTGTAGGAGTTTCTTCGGTATTAGGAGTCGGCATGAACAGCCAAAGAATACTTGCCAATTCAGAATACGTAAAAGAAACGGTAAGAGGAAAACAAATCCTAAATACAGGAAGACAAGAAAATGGTAAAAGTGGACTAGACCGAGAAAGCGCTACGGCGTGGAGTTACGGTAAACTAGAAACCCTTAACCTATTTATCCCTAGACTTATGGGAGGCGGAAGCCAAGAGGAAGGTTCCGATGTTATTGGGCAAAGAGTTCAGGAATTGGTACAAGAAAATGCACAATCTCAACAGGAAGTAGATAATATCCTAAAAGCATTATCTAGCTTTACTTACTGGGGAGACCAGCCTGGTACTTCTGGACCAGCTTACCAAGGTGGTGTAGTGGTTTTTCTAGCCTTATTAGGATTCTTCTTCGCAAGTCCAAAATACAAATGGTGGATATTAGGAGCTTCTGTGCTTACCATCTTTTTAGCTTGGGGTAGCAACTTCATGGTTCTTACCGATTTCTTCATGGATTATATTCCTATGTATAACAAATTCAGAGCTCCATCTTCTATTTTGGTTGTAGTAGAATTGTTATTCCCTTTTATTGCTGTTTTAGGCCTTTATAATTTCTTCAACAACGAAAAATTAGCCGCCGAAAAGAAACAAAAAACACTTCTTATCGTAACGGGAAGTGTTGTAGGCATAGTCCTTCTTTTAATCCTATTTGGAAAATCCATACTAGGCTTCCATACCGATGCTGAAGGGAAATATTTCCCTCCTTACCTGTTAGATTATCTTGTAGATGAACGTTATGGCATGTTCCGCACAGATGCTATTAAAGCTCTTCTGTATGTCATCATCACCGTAGCAGCGATGTTTGCCGTTCTTAAAAACAAACTGAACCAAAATATAGCTTTACTCATCATAGGTATTGTTAGTCTCTTCGATCTTTGGACAGTAAATAAAAGATACTTGAACAACGACAACTTTGTTGAAGCTACCTTTGCCCAAAATCCTTTCCTTACAGAGACGTCCGAAACTTTAGAAAGCAAAGCTTATAACAATCCTTATATAGCGAGCCTTCTGCAACAAGTTCCTATTAATGCTTTACTGAATAAAATTTCAGAAAACGATAAACAACATTACCGTGTTTACAACACTCTACTAAACCCTTTTAGCGAGACTAATACTTCCTACTTTGCCAACTCTGTAGGTGGATATAGTGCGGCTAAACTTAGGAGATATGATGATGTTATCAACCGATATTTTGGCAACTCTATCAATCCTGAAATTTTAAATCTCCTCAACACCAAATATGTGATTGCTGCTGACAGCACTGGTTTAGCTCCGCAAATTAATCCTTATGCTAACGGTCCTGCATGGTTGGTGAATGAGATAAAAATTGCTAATACACCTAACGAAGAAATAGACCTTATCGGGAAAATAGACACTAAAAAAGTGGCGATAATAGGGAAAGAAGATGCTTCTTACTTCCAAGGTAAAAAGATGGCTGCAGATCCTACAGCCCGCATTGAACTGAAAACTTATCAACCTAATGAAATTACCTACGAAAGTCAATCGCAAACCCCACAACTTGCAGTAATTTCCGAGGTTTACTATCCTCATGGTTGGAAGTTCTTTATCGACGGTAAGGAAGTAGATTACGTAAAAGCGGACTATTTCTTACGTGCAGTACACGTGTCTGCTGGTAAACACCTGATTAAAATGACCTTTGAGCCTGAAGTAATTCAGAAGGGAAAAATGATTTCGATGGCCTCTACAGGAATTTTTATCCTATTGGCTGCTTTGGGGTTTTGGTTTTTCCAAAAAAGAACAAAACCTGAATCTTCTGACCTTTAA
- a CDS encoding DUF6263 family protein, with the protein MKKLIAASFLTLTLVACNKENKANSDKENVNTEATTSQTSTEEKLPEVKAAISDSAGVYTLHYQLEKGKTYPFVLVQKDVQTVSMEGKSQSQTNETTDKVAFKVNDVQNGVYDLDVIFQSKKQSGTAMGKTISVDTNAAEPKDESLKIFWKVNKAMMGNQVSMKMDDTGKIISITGFDPIYKKVETALQSAIKDANERKAIMQGFKQGFNEEALKLQFKTNLSLFPQKGLKIGESFSESINLTEDGKLKNTTTFTLAKVDNGVAEITIKGGIPKKSDKQSQNGITATMSIEGVQTGTLKLDTKTGWMGASTMTMTSHQSQKLSDGTKSQTSTQKTVSTTKINP; encoded by the coding sequence ATGAAAAAATTAATAGCAGCTTCCTTTTTAACGCTAACATTAGTGGCTTGTAACAAGGAAAACAAAGCCAACAGCGATAAAGAGAATGTAAATACCGAGGCTACAACTTCCCAAACTTCTACTGAGGAAAAACTTCCTGAAGTAAAAGCTGCAATCTCCGATTCCGCAGGAGTATACACCCTACACTACCAGTTAGAAAAAGGGAAAACTTATCCTTTTGTTCTCGTCCAAAAAGACGTACAAACGGTTTCTATGGAAGGGAAATCACAATCGCAAACTAATGAAACTACTGATAAAGTAGCCTTCAAAGTAAACGATGTACAAAATGGCGTTTATGACCTTGATGTCATCTTCCAATCTAAAAAGCAAAGCGGCACTGCAATGGGAAAAACCATCAGCGTAGATACCAATGCTGCTGAGCCTAAAGATGAGAGCCTAAAAATCTTTTGGAAAGTAAACAAAGCCATGATGGGAAATCAGGTAAGCATGAAAATGGACGATACCGGAAAAATCATCTCGATTACTGGTTTTGATCCTATTTATAAAAAAGTGGAAACTGCCCTGCAATCAGCCATTAAAGATGCTAATGAAAGAAAGGCTATCATGCAGGGATTCAAACAAGGATTCAACGAAGAAGCTTTAAAACTACAGTTTAAAACCAATCTTAGCTTATTCCCTCAAAAGGGGTTGAAAATTGGTGAAAGCTTTAGCGAATCCATCAACCTTACCGAAGATGGCAAGCTTAAAAACACCACTACCTTTACTTTAGCTAAAGTGGACAATGGCGTTGCAGAAATCACCATTAAAGGTGGAATTCCTAAAAAAAGTGACAAGCAAAGTCAAAACGGGATTACCGCTACCATGTCTATTGAAGGAGTACAAACCGGAACTCTAAAATTAGATACTAAAACTGGTTGGATGGGAGCTTCTACCATGACGATGACTTCCCACCAATCTCAAAAGCTTAGCGACGGAACCAAGAGCCAAACCAGCACTCAGAAGACCGTTTCCACAACAAAAATTAACCCTTAA